In the genome of Bacillus thuringiensis, the window TCTTTTTTATAACTCTATTTTTGTACATATGTATACGTTCTTTTGTTTCAAGAAAATGAGCTGTTGGTTTCACTTGTAGTGAAAGTACATCTTCGATTCCGCATGGAGATGCTAATATAATATTGTTTTGGTCATCTAATGTAACTCCTAATGCCGTTGCTGTTTCAGGAAATTTAGAAATAGCATCAACAGAAGAAGAATATGGCGGCATGTTATTCATTACATGCATACGAGCTTGATTTTTTATTGACCAAGGGATAGTGGCATCCATATTCATTAGTTTCGTTTCTAATAACTTTTCATATGTTTCGTCTTTATGTAGACAATCGTAATAAATAACATCTACATCAGGCGTATCTGTTCTTATTTCGTAGTTGTGTAAAGTATCCCAAATTTTAGAACGAACAAAGCCGGCACAAACCCACCAATCAGGTAGCTCTAGTGATTTTGCCATTTGTAATACAGTCATCATCCATTCGTCGTTTTCTATTAAGCGAATGATATCTTGTTCTGTTTGTATAGTCATTTGTTATCTCACCTGCTTTTTTTAGAGTGTGGATTTAATTCATAAGCTTTATAATCCATGTGATCCAGTAAGCACCTGGTATGAATAACAGTTGAGCTAGTAATGTACCAAAAAGTCTAGAAATCATTAGCCAAGCATACATTTTACTCATTGCTTCAGCACCTTCTTCTGATTGAAGAGCTCGCTCTGTTAAAAGAGCAATACGTGGATCTAGTAGCACTGTTAATAAAATAGTAGCAAAACCATTAATAAGACCAGAAGCTGTAGTGGCTTTTGTTGCGAAAGCTGGAATTAAAAAAGAAGCATATAGTGCGGAAAGAACCCCCGCTGTATAAATTGCAGTAGCGAACATGTTAATAAGCATTATACGCTTTGGAATACCGCCGATACGCAATCTATGAATCATTTCTAACTTTGGAAAGCGGACATATTTTTTTGTGTACTTTAATTTTTGAATGTTATTCGTTTTCATCATTCGAATGAAAGAACCGTCTGTTTCAAAGTTTTGAATGACATATCCAAATAGTTTTGTCAAAGTTGGATACAGTATAATCGCAAGCAATGTACCGATAGAAGCAGATAATAGTACAAGACGTATAATATGCTCTAAATCAATAGAAGGATCTTGTTTTGCTTCGTCAACAATCCCGCCAAGTAAAAAGGCTTGTAGTAAGTTTGATGTTCTTGAAATGAGTAATACGATTCCTACGACGGATAATGCGACAGCAATCTTCTTTAAACGAACCCCGGCTAATCGAATACTATAAGAGCTTGTTTCAACTGCGTGGATCACAATTGTGAAAGCCATTATAAAAATTAACGTAATTGACATTTGTTTCACCAGTTTCTATTAAAATAATTGTAACTTTTTTACTGTATCATATCTATCGTATTTTGTAACTGAAAGTATGTGACATATGGAAATTGATTTTTCGAAAAAATAGATAATGATAGTATAATAGGTAGAAGTGGAAGAGATGTTAGCACTTATTTATACAGCAAATTAAGTGGAGGAATGAAACATGTATAAAACATTTCTATTTGATTTAGATGGAACTTTAACGGATCCGAAAGAAGGGATTGTAAACTCGGTTTTATATGCATTAAAAAAAGTAGGAATTGAAGAAGTACATATAAGTGAGTTAGATTCATTTATAGGTCCTCCTATTCAGCAATCATTCATAGAGAGATATAATATGAGTGAAGGAGAGCTTGAACGTGCTGTTTTTTATTTCCGTGAGTATTTAAAGCAGCGTGGATTGTTTGAGAATAATGTATACGAGGGGATTCTGAAGCTCTTGCAACAATTAAAAAGTTCAGGGAATCGCATATTTGTAGCAACTTCAAAGCCCACTGTATTTGCGAAACAAGTTATAGAGCATTTTCAATTGACGAATTATTTCGAAGATATCATTGGAAGTAATTTAGATGGTACAAGAATAAAAAAAGATGAAATAATTGCTCATATTTTACAAACAAATGAAGAACTAAATAAAGAAGAAATGATAATGATCGGTGATAGAAAGCACGATATAATAGGTGCGAATCAGAATGGAATTGCTTCAATTGGTGTTTTATATGGCTATGGCTGTGAGAAAGAACTGACTGAAGCTAGTGCGACTTACATAGTGAAAGATGTTGAAGAACTGTATCATTTTTGTGTAGAAAAAAGTTTAATAAATTAGTAAATATAGATGCTAGCAATCCCTTTATAACGTATGATGAGGAATTCGTTTCTGTTTAAAGGGATTTTTCATATGTAATCGAATATTTATAATTAGACATTTTTAGCATGAAAAAATTGTATGAATAAGAGGAGGGATGTCAGAATTAAAAGATTAGTAGAAGTTTATCAATAAAATTTAGAATATTCTGTTTAATGGAGGGGTAAAATTGGAGTTAGTTATTATATTATTAGCACTAAGTTTACTTATGTTCGTAGCATACAGAGGCTTTTCTGTTATTTTATTCGCACCGATATTTGCATTATTTGCAGTATTTTTGACAGAACCTAGTTATGTATTACCTTTCTTTTCTAATATCTTTATGGAGAAAATGGTTGGATTTATAAAGTTATATTTTCCTGTGTTTTTATTAGGAGCAATATTTGGAAAAGTAGTGGAAATGTCAGGAATTGCGGATTCTATTGCAAAAACGATTATTGAGTTAGTTGGTGAAAAACGTACTGTATTAGCGATTGTATTAATGGGGGCTATTTTAACGTATAGTGGTGTTAGTGTGTATGTAGTAGTGTTTGCTGTTTATCCGTTCGCAGCTAAGTTGTTTCGACAAGCTAATATTCCAAAACGTTTAATCCCTGGAACGATTGTTCTTGGAGCAGTAACGTTTACAATGGATGCACTACCTGGATCACCACAAATTCAAAATGTAATACCTACAACATTTTTTAAAACAGATATTTATGCTGCACCGATACTTGGGATTGTAGGAGCAATTTTTGTTCTTACATTAGGTTTACTATATTTAGAGAGTAGACGTAAGAAGGCAAAAGCGGCAGGTGAAGGATATTTTGGTTTTAATGACGGAAATACTGAAATGGCAGCATCTTTGCAATTAGAACAAAAAAATATGCCATTAATTAATAACATTGAAATCACAAGAGCACAACAACTTATTGCATTTATACCACTTATTTTAGTAGGTGTAATGAATAAAGTGTTTACTATTATGATACCGAAGTGGTATCCAAGCGGTTTTGATTTTTCTGCAATTGGTATGAAAGCATTTGGAAAAGTAGAATTAAGTGCAGTAGTAGGAATTTGGTCTGTAGAATTGGCACTTATTATAGGGATCTTAACAACGTTATTATTATATTGGAAGCGAGTAGTAACAGGTTTCCAAGCTGGATTGAATACAAGTATTGGTGGAGCGCTACTTGCAACGATGAATACAGGAGCTGAGTTTGGATTCGGTGGTGTCATTGCAGCACTTCCAGGCTTCGCAATTATGAGAGATGGTATCTCTGCTACTTTCACAAATCCGTTAGTGAATGGTGCAGTAACGACGAATATTTTAGCTGGAATTACAGGCTCTGCATCAGGAGGTATGGGAATAGTTTTAAGCGCAATGGGAGATAAATTTATTGCAGCGGCCAATCAATTTGATATTCCATTAGAAGTTATGCACCGTATCGTATCAATGGCATCAGGAGGAATGGATACACTACCGCATAACGGGGCTATTATTACTATTCTTACAGTAACAGGATTAACACATAAACAGTCCTATAAAGATATATTTGCTATCACAATTTTGAAAACGGTTGCTGTATTTTTAGTTATCGCGTTCTATACTTTAACAGGACTCTATTAAACATTCGAATCGTAAAGATTCATCAAATCGATAATTTATATCATAAAATATTAATTAGGATAAGAAGGGGTGGAGTACTTGCAAGAAGTTTCTGAGTTTCGTATGCCAAAGTCGGTATTATATGGAAGGAATTCGCTTGAAAAACTGGGGGAACAATCAAAAAAGTTAGGGAAAAGAGCTTTTATAGTTACTGATACAATTATGGAGAAATTAGGATATGTTGAAAAGTGTATACAACAACTAAATAAGAAAAGTATTACTGTTAGTACATATAATAAAGTAGATGCTGAGCCTACAAATATACACGTGTTAGAAGTGTTATCTCTTTGTAAAGAGGAAAAGTGTGATTTTATTATCGGTATTGGTGGTGGAAGTTGTATTGATGCTGCGAAAGCAGTAGCGGTTTTATATACAAATGGTGGAGAAGTTGAGGATTATGTCCAAAAGGATATTGATATAGAAAACAATCCACTACCACTTATTGCAATTCCAACAACTTCTGGTACTGGATCGGAAGTTACAAGTGTAGCAGTAATTACGAATAAAAAAACAGATGTAAAAATGATGATGAAGCATCCTAGTTTTATACCGAAAGTAGCAATTATAGATCCAGTTTTGACAAGTTCATTACCACCACAAATTACGGCAGCAACAGGAATAGATGCATTATGTCATGCGATTGAAGCGTATATTTCTAAAGTTTCACAACCACTTACAGATGTACTTGCTCTTTCAGCTATTGAAAGTATTATGAAATATTTACGTATAGCATATGAAGATGGACGTAATATGGAGGCAAGAGAAGCGATGATGATTGCTTCCTTACAAGCTGGAATTGCATTTTCTAATGCATCAGTTACATTAGTTCATGGAATGTCAAGGCCAGTGGGAGCATTATTTCATGTACCGCATGGTATATCAAATGCCATACTATTACCTACAGTGTTAGAGTTTACAAAAACAAGTGCAATGAAAAGGTTAGCAAAAATTGGACGTAGTTTAAATAAGGATTTGTATTCGAATTCTGATGAGGAAGTAGCAGACTACATGCTTGGTGAAATAAAAAAACTTTGCTTTGATCTTCGTATTCCAAATTTAAAAGAATACGGAATCGATGAAATTGAATTTGAAAATGCTATTTCTAAAATGGCATCAGATGCAATTGAAAGTGGTAGCCCAGCTAATAACCCACGTGTTCCATCATATGATGAAATCAAAGAGCTGTATCGAGAGTGTTTTAATTATAAGTATAAAGAATTTATAAAAACATCAGATTATTAATTTCAGAATATTCTATAAAAATTTCCTTGGAAATGAAAGTAGAATTATTCTTTATTATTTCCATATTTCCGTTAAAACAAGACTTTATATTCCAAACTTAAAGTCTTGTTTTATTATATATAATATACATAATAAAATATTGTTATTAGTTTCATAAAAATAGTTTAGGTAGGTGTTTGTATGAAAACGATAGGTCTTATAGGTGGTATGAGTTGGGAATCAACTTCTGAATATTATCGAATTATTAATGAAGAAATAAAAGAGAGATTAGGAGGGCTACATTCAGCAAAATGTTTGATTAATAGTGTGGACTTTGAAGAGATTGAAAGATTCCAGTCTAGAGGAGATTGGAATGGAGCAGGTGAAGTTTTAGCGAATGCGGCGTATTCATTACAGAAGGGAGGAGCAGACTTTATAATCATTTGTACAAATACAATGCATAAGGTAGTTGGAAAAATAAAGGAGAAAATTGATATTCCAGTCTTACATATTGCCGATGCAACTGCAAAAGTAATTAAAAGAAAAGACATTCAAAAGGTTGGTCTGCTTGGAACTAAATATACAATGGAGCAAGATTTCTATAAGTCACGTATTGAAGAGCATGATATAAAAGTAATAGTACCATCAGGAACAAATAGAGAAAAAGTAAACGAAGTAATATATACAGAATTATGTTTAGGAAAAATAGTATTTCAATCTAGAGAGTATTATAAAAGGGTTATAGAAGAATTAGTACAAGAAGGAGCACAAGGAATTATATTAGGTTGTACGGAAATAGGTTTATTAATAAAACAAGAAAACGTATCAGTCCCGATATTTGATACGACCCATATACATGCAATTGAAGCAGTCAAGGTAGCTTTAGATAAATAGATTATAATTATATTATGTAAACTTAATTCATATATCTGGAAAACATTCAGAAAATATTTTATAATGTAAGTGGTTACATTTAAGGGGGAATGCGTATGTTTTCAGTTCAACCAATCGCATTTGTACATAATGAAAGAAAGGAAATAAAAGATGATGAGTGGGGAGAAGTAAGATCCCGTATAACTTTAACTGAAATGTATGCAGAAGAAAGTATACAAGGGATTGAAGATTTTTCCCATATTGAAGTTGTTTTTTATTTTCATAAAGTAACTGACGAGCAAATTCAGTATTTTGCTAGACATCCTAGAAATAATAAAGATTATCCTGAAGTAGGTATTTTTGCACAGCGCGGAAAAAATCGCCCGAATCGCATAGGTGTAACAATTGTAAAGGTGATCAAAAGAGAAGGTAAATCAATTATTGTTGAGGGATTAGATGCTATTAATGGTACTCCTATATTGGATATAAAACCAATAATGAAAGAGTTTATGCCGAAAGAAGAAATACACCAGCCTAAATGGGCAACGGATATAATGAGACAGTATTGGAAGGGGAATGGAGTAAAATGAGAATATATGAGGCAACAATTGCAGATTTAGATGGACTAGCATCAGTTTTTAATAACTATCGCATGTTTTATAGGCAGGATTCTGATTTAGAAGGTGCAAAAGTATTTTTACGAAATCGAATTGAGAAAAAAGAGTCCGTTATTTTCGTAGCAGTTGAAGACGGCGAATATATTGGGTTCACACAACTATATCCATCATTTTCTTCCATTTCAATGAAAGAATTATGGATTTTAAATGATTTATTTGTACAAGCGGCGAAGCGTGGAGCCGGAACAGGTAAAAAATTATTAGAAGCTGCTAAAGAATACGCATTAGAGAATGGAGCAAAAGGTGTAAAATTGCAAACAGAGATTGATAATTTATCAGCACAACGATTATATGCTGAAAATGGTTATTTGAGAGATAATCGTTATTTCCATTACGAATTAACGTTTTAAAAAATTAAGTTGAAAGAGACATTTTCAAGAAAAAGAATTTCTTTGTAATGAGAAATTCTTTTTTATTTTTTCCTAAATTAAACATAATGAAAACGATATTTATTTATTGTTAAACAATAAATAATGTGATAAAATTATGTTATCATTAAATAAATGAGGTATTGTAAATGAATCTTAAACGAAGTTCAACAACGTTCTTAAAAGTAATTATTTTTCTTGTTGGAATTGCAGTACTTGCTTTATGCATATTTTTAGTGCCGGAAATGGCGAATTTCGCAGCGAATTTGTATCCTAATATTACTCTGATAAAATATCTTGTTTTCATTGTGATGTATGGAGCAGCTGTGCCTTTTTACGTTGCTCTTTATCAGGCTTTCAATCTTTTACAGTATATTGACGAGAACACAGCGTTCTCGGAATTATCTGTAAAGTCGTTAAAGAATATAAAGCGCTGTGCAGTTACAATCAGTGGTTTGTATGTATTGGGTATGCCACTTTTTCATTTTATAGCGAAAAAAATGGACCCTCCTATTGGGTTAGTGGGACTTATTATCGTTTTTGCTTCGCTCGTTATCGCTGTTTTTGCTGCTATTCTTCAACGCCTTCTACAAGAAGCAATTAACATAAAATCAGAAAATGATTTGACGGTCTGAGGTGGCGGATATGACAATTATTATTAATATTGACGTCATGTTAGCAAAACGAAAGATGAGTGTAACGGAGCTTTCGGAGAAGGTTGGAATTACGATGGCGAATCTTTCTATTTTGAAAAATGGGAAAGCAAAAGCGGTTCGTTTTTCAACATTAGAAGCGATATGTAAAGCTTTGGAGTGTCAGCCAGGGGATATTTTGGAGTATAAAAACGATGAGAATACTCAATAAAAAAAGATAACAAATGTAAATAATAGAAGTCAATAA includes:
- a CDS encoding DUF2975 domain-containing protein; translation: MNLKRSSTTFLKVIIFLVGIAVLALCIFLVPEMANFAANLYPNITLIKYLVFIVMYGAAVPFYVALYQAFNLLQYIDENTAFSELSVKSLKNIKRCAVTISGLYVLGMPLFHFIAKKMDPPIGLVGLIIVFASLVIAVFAAILQRLLQEAINIKSENDLTV
- a CDS encoding HAD family hydrolase, which encodes MYKTFLFDLDGTLTDPKEGIVNSVLYALKKVGIEEVHISELDSFIGPPIQQSFIERYNMSEGELERAVFYFREYLKQRGLFENNVYEGILKLLQQLKSSGNRIFVATSKPTVFAKQVIEHFQLTNYFEDIIGSNLDGTRIKKDEIIAHILQTNEELNKEEMIMIGDRKHDIIGANQNGIASIGVLYGYGCEKELTEASATYIVKDVEELYHFCVEKSLIN
- a CDS encoding GntP family permease, encoding MELVIILLALSLLMFVAYRGFSVILFAPIFALFAVFLTEPSYVLPFFSNIFMEKMVGFIKLYFPVFLLGAIFGKVVEMSGIADSIAKTIIELVGEKRTVLAIVLMGAILTYSGVSVYVVVFAVYPFAAKLFRQANIPKRLIPGTIVLGAVTFTMDALPGSPQIQNVIPTTFFKTDIYAAPILGIVGAIFVLTLGLLYLESRRKKAKAAGEGYFGFNDGNTEMAASLQLEQKNMPLINNIEITRAQQLIAFIPLILVGVMNKVFTIMIPKWYPSGFDFSAIGMKAFGKVELSAVVGIWSVELALIIGILTTLLLYWKRVVTGFQAGLNTSIGGALLATMNTGAEFGFGGVIAALPGFAIMRDGISATFTNPLVNGAVTTNILAGITGSASGGMGIVLSAMGDKFIAAANQFDIPLEVMHRIVSMASGGMDTLPHNGAIITILTVTGLTHKQSYKDIFAITILKTVAVFLVIAFYTLTGLY
- a CDS encoding GNAT family N-acetyltransferase; this encodes MRIYEATIADLDGLASVFNNYRMFYRQDSDLEGAKVFLRNRIEKKESVIFVAVEDGEYIGFTQLYPSFSSISMKELWILNDLFVQAAKRGAGTGKKLLEAAKEYALENGAKGVKLQTEIDNLSAQRLYAENGYLRDNRYFHYELTF
- a CDS encoding aspartate/glutamate racemase family protein, with product MKTIGLIGGMSWESTSEYYRIINEEIKERLGGLHSAKCLINSVDFEEIERFQSRGDWNGAGEVLANAAYSLQKGGADFIIICTNTMHKVVGKIKEKIDIPVLHIADATAKVIKRKDIQKVGLLGTKYTMEQDFYKSRIEEHDIKVIVPSGTNREKVNEVIYTELCLGKIVFQSREYYKRVIEELVQEGAQGIILGCTEIGLLIKQENVSVPIFDTTHIHAIEAVKVALDK
- a CDS encoding helix-turn-helix domain-containing protein; this encodes MTIIINIDVMLAKRKMSVTELSEKVGITMANLSILKNGKAKAVRFSTLEAICKALECQPGDILEYKNDENTQ
- a CDS encoding iron-containing alcohol dehydrogenase, which produces MQEVSEFRMPKSVLYGRNSLEKLGEQSKKLGKRAFIVTDTIMEKLGYVEKCIQQLNKKSITVSTYNKVDAEPTNIHVLEVLSLCKEEKCDFIIGIGGGSCIDAAKAVAVLYTNGGEVEDYVQKDIDIENNPLPLIAIPTTSGTGSEVTSVAVITNKKTDVKMMMKHPSFIPKVAIIDPVLTSSLPPQITAATGIDALCHAIEAYISKVSQPLTDVLALSAIESIMKYLRIAYEDGRNMEAREAMMIASLQAGIAFSNASVTLVHGMSRPVGALFHVPHGISNAILLPTVLEFTKTSAMKRLAKIGRSLNKDLYSNSDEEVADYMLGEIKKLCFDLRIPNLKEYGIDEIEFENAISKMASDAIESGSPANNPRVPSYDEIKELYRECFNYKYKEFIKTSDY
- a CDS encoding lipid II flippase Amj family protein, coding for MSITLIFIMAFTIVIHAVETSSYSIRLAGVRLKKIAVALSVVGIVLLISRTSNLLQAFLLGGIVDEAKQDPSIDLEHIIRLVLLSASIGTLLAIILYPTLTKLFGYVIQNFETDGSFIRMMKTNNIQKLKYTKKYVRFPKLEMIHRLRIGGIPKRIMLINMFATAIYTAGVLSALYASFLIPAFATKATTASGLINGFATILLTVLLDPRIALLTERALQSEEGAEAMSKMYAWLMISRLFGTLLAQLLFIPGAYWITWIIKLMN
- a CDS encoding SAM-dependent methyltransferase — protein: MFSVQPIAFVHNERKEIKDDEWGEVRSRITLTEMYAEESIQGIEDFSHIEVVFYFHKVTDEQIQYFARHPRNNKDYPEVGIFAQRGKNRPNRIGVTIVKVIKREGKSIIVEGLDAINGTPILDIKPIMKEFMPKEEIHQPKWATDIMRQYWKGNGVK
- a CDS encoding nucleotidyltransferase family protein, which encodes MTIQTEQDIIRLIENDEWMMTVLQMAKSLELPDWWVCAGFVRSKIWDTLHNYEIRTDTPDVDVIYYDCLHKDETYEKLLETKLMNMDATIPWSIKNQARMHVMNNMPPYSSSVDAISKFPETATALGVTLDDQNNIILASPCGIEDVLSLQVKPTAHFLETKERIHMYKNRVIKKNWQIKWPNITIAYPEI